Proteins encoded together in one Amblyomma americanum isolate KBUSLIRL-KWMA chromosome 1, ASM5285725v1, whole genome shotgun sequence window:
- the LOC144129051 gene encoding uncharacterized protein LOC144129051 gives MQRLSRLEQARQEPRTRSPSPPVSSLPPQCPQLPAFTFEDFEAAEAAVRDDRVAAALRWATANFSFQKQQLLRLGGNNLKEVAANVMSAVMGVAVQRLFSLRGRKGKRPFVGTKLCRVATGIPDFELLNHELGFPYACRKCIVLKVAFLGLNAHSPCTDAICERQGVDILAAQGFISRWLPGVCDREGGRKRRYAQALEHPESQAPSEEPQASPVNPCAGSAHCPGAPSASCPAAPPGMAVMCPSGVHPSSAPSPAPPPPPQPPPHA, from the exons ATGCAGAGGCTGAGCCGGCTGGAGCAAGCTCGGCAAGAGCCGAGGACACGGTCACCATCTCCTCCCGTGAGCTCCCTCCCGCCACAGTGCCCTCAGCTGCCAGCCTTCACCTTTGAAGACTTTGAGGCGGCAGAAGCTGCTGTCAGAGATGACAGAGTAGCAGCTGCCCTg CGTTGGGCAACTGCAAATTTTTCTTTTCAGAAGCAGCAGCTTCTCCGCCTAGGCGGGAACAATCTAAAGGAGGTGGCGGCGAATGTGATGAGTGCTGTGATGGGGGTGGCTGTGCAGAGACTATTCAGCCTGAGGGGGAGAAAAGGAAAACGGCCATTCGTTGGCACAAAGCTGTGCAGGGTGGCAACAGGTATACCTGATTTTGAAttgct AAATCATGAACTTGGATTTCCATATGCTTGCAGGAAGTGTATCGTTTTAAAAGTTGCATTTCTTGGTCTTAATGCACACTCACCTTGCACAGATGCCATCTGCGAGAGGCAGGGTGTCGACATCCTGGCAGCACAGGGTTTCATTAGCAGGTGGCTGCCCGGTGTGTGCGACCGAGAGGGCGGCCGAAAGAGGCGCTATGCCCAAGCTTTAGAGCATCCTGAGTCTCAGGCTCCTTCTGAGGAGCCACAAGCGTCACCTGTTAACCCCTGTGCTGGGTCAGCACATTGCCCAGGCGCGCCCTCAGCctcctgccctgcagcccctccAGGCATGGCCGTCATGTGCCCCTCAGGGGTCCACCCAAGCTCTGCCCcttcccctgccccccccccccccccacagcctcCTCCTCACGCTTAG